The following are encoded in a window of Ruminiclostridium herbifermentans genomic DNA:
- a CDS encoding MFS transporter, with product MYTMYILEIGFTKKEISFAVSIFTISSLIGQNLIGFIADRYKCSKRILVISICIGVSAAVSMALSKQILFINSMIAIWGFFLFGTVPLSDAWFIEVLKKHNRENDYGKIRGLGSIGYALSGVLIGYLLQTLGWGIYFFYIIISTCFLLLSILILTFDKKSNPIRAEADINDTIAQISIKEGLSQILAIKPLRSMILILFSYYFVVKGIYSYLGVLLSDLGGGPLSLGIAYFLEAAPEIISFFLAARLLTRFKSQGLIFISFIIQIIRLTLILIFSNTLVIMLLGMLSGLAYGMQSAAYKTYIYKLAPEKYKISCLSISESIISLSGVISAPIFGAVIIKYGAYSAIAMGLAIDIIVAIIVALNLLRNK from the coding sequence ATGTATACAATGTATATTCTTGAAATTGGCTTTACAAAAAAAGAAATAAGCTTCGCAGTTTCAATATTTACTATCTCTTCATTAATAGGACAAAATTTAATTGGTTTTATCGCCGATCGTTACAAATGTTCAAAAAGAATACTTGTTATTTCAATTTGCATTGGAGTATCTGCAGCAGTTTCGATGGCTTTATCTAAGCAAATTCTATTTATAAATTCTATGATAGCAATATGGGGATTCTTTTTGTTTGGAACTGTTCCATTGTCAGACGCATGGTTTATAGAAGTTCTTAAAAAACACAATAGAGAAAATGATTATGGCAAAATTCGTGGTCTCGGTTCAATAGGCTATGCCCTGTCGGGAGTTCTTATTGGTTACTTACTTCAAACTTTGGGCTGGGGAATATATTTTTTCTATATAATAATAAGTACTTGTTTTCTGCTTCTTTCAATACTTATTCTTACTTTTGACAAAAAATCTAATCCAATTAGAGCAGAAGCTGATATAAATGATACTATAGCACAAATTTCTATAAAGGAAGGACTATCCCAAATATTAGCCATTAAACCGTTGAGATCAATGATACTGATTCTTTTCTCATATTATTTTGTTGTTAAAGGAATATATTCATATCTAGGTGTATTGCTTTCTGATTTAGGTGGCGGCCCTCTAAGTTTAGGAATAGCTTATTTTCTTGAGGCAGCTCCCGAAATTATATCATTTTTTCTTGCCGCAAGGCTGTTAACAAGGTTTAAGAGTCAAGGTCTGATTTTTATTTCCTTTATAATTCAGATCATTAGACTTACTTTAATCCTAATTTTCAGCAACACCCTTGTAATTATGCTGCTTGGTATGTTATCAGGACTTGCTTATGGTATGCAGTCAGCAGCATATAAAACCTATATATATAAGCTAGCTCCTGAAAAGTACAAAATAAGCTGCTTAAGCATCAGTGAGTCAATCATAAGTCTGTCAGGTGTCATTAGTGCTCCTATATTTGGAGCTGTAATTATTAAATATGGTGCTTATTCAGCTATAGCAATGGGACTAGCAATTGATATCATTGTGGCAATAATTGTTGCATTAAATTTATTGAGAAACAAATAG
- a CDS encoding LysM peptidoglycan-binding domain-containing protein, with translation MDLIKSYSLVDSQEGCDLILYFEAGDLDVEFASEFGGLEKDSNLKESIMQQIAEKFPNIKINSVKIMVGAALLSSFVMASTPSVEASTSEQIAQTQSAYNYDLNFSINGKYQTFQNRAMIYNDISYVPISEFAQAINASLWANNTSNTVGITKDNINIAFVKGTTLARVNGIQTPMPISVEIGNTTYAPLKFLAENFGYAVTYNSSTRTVDISNNSSQYTVLAGDSLWTISKKFGITTASLKSANNLTSDTLQIGQTLIIPKSSVGTVPTPTINSTTYTVVSGDTLWNISQKFGISVSTLKSANNLTSDTIKIGQTLSIPNSSSSTSPNPTVTSTTYTVVAGDTLWSISQKFGISVSTLKSANSLTSDTINIGQILKIPKSTAAPSPSTSNNTSWPAVTYIVQSGDTATSISKKFGISIQDLLKYNYMDADEWFDAGDKIAISGYAPREYTVTRGQYTSPSRRGALVDWVLEGQYLVKRNDTLTIVDVDTGKQFKAKMMGGYNHMDIEPLTPSDTAVMKSLFGSWQWSPRAVVIFIDGMNIAASLSGMPHDVDTIKNNNVTGHFDLYMKNSKSHSSTTSTAYMQQHSNMVLKAAGK, from the coding sequence ATGGATTTAATTAAAAGCTATAGCTTAGTTGATAGTCAAGAAGGCTGCGACCTTATTCTATATTTCGAGGCAGGAGATTTGGATGTTGAGTTTGCAAGCGAATTTGGCGGACTTGAAAAGGACAGTAATCTTAAAGAAAGCATAATGCAGCAAATAGCTGAAAAATTTCCTAATATAAAAATCAACTCCGTTAAGATCATGGTTGGTGCTGCACTTCTTTCATCCTTCGTTATGGCATCAACACCCTCTGTTGAAGCAAGTACCTCAGAACAGATAGCTCAAACCCAAAGTGCTTATAATTATGATTTAAATTTTTCAATAAATGGCAAGTATCAAACCTTTCAGAATAGAGCAATGATATATAATGATATATCCTATGTCCCCATTTCTGAGTTTGCACAAGCAATAAATGCAAGTTTATGGGCAAATAATACAAGCAATACCGTGGGCATAACCAAAGACAACATAAATATTGCATTTGTAAAAGGTACAACTCTTGCACGAGTAAATGGAATACAAACGCCCATGCCTATATCAGTTGAAATTGGCAATACTACTTATGCTCCCTTAAAATTTTTAGCTGAAAACTTTGGTTATGCGGTAACATATAATAGTTCAACAAGAACTGTAGATATTTCAAATAATAGTTCTCAGTACACTGTATTAGCAGGTGATTCACTCTGGACAATATCCAAGAAATTCGGAATTACCACAGCAAGCCTTAAAAGTGCTAATAACCTTACCAGCGATACACTCCAGATAGGTCAGACCCTTATAATACCTAAATCCTCTGTTGGAACTGTACCAACTCCTACTATTAATTCAACTACTTATACGGTAGTCTCTGGCGATACTCTGTGGAATATTTCTCAAAAGTTCGGTATTTCTGTTAGCACCCTTAAAAGCGCAAATAATCTTACCAGCGATACCATCAAGATAGGTCAGACCCTTTCAATACCTAATTCTTCTAGCAGCACTTCACCAAACCCTACTGTTACTTCAACTACTTATACGGTAGTAGCTGGTGATACACTATGGAGCATTTCTCAAAAGTTCGGTATTTCTGTTAGCACCCTTAAAAGCGCAAATAGTCTTACCAGCGATACCATCAATATTGGACAAATCCTTAAAATTCCAAAAAGCACTGCAGCTCCATCTCCTTCAACATCAAATAATACCTCTTGGCCAGCAGTAACCTATATTGTCCAAAGTGGTGATACAGCTACATCCATATCAAAAAAATTCGGTATATCCATACAGGATTTATTGAAATACAATTACATGGATGCTGATGAATGGTTTGATGCAGGGGATAAAATAGCAATTTCAGGCTATGCACCAAGAGAATATACTGTTACACGTGGGCAATATACATCACCTTCACGAAGAGGAGCACTTGTTGACTGGGTCTTAGAAGGACAATATCTTGTTAAACGCAACGATACCCTTACAATAGTTGATGTGGATACAGGAAAACAGTTTAAAGCTAAAATGATGGGTGGCTACAACCATATGGATATAGAACCACTTACGCCTTCTGATACTGCTGTGATGAAAAGTTTGTTCGGATCTTGGCAATGGTCTCCTAGAGCTGTGGTAATATTTATCGATGGTATGAATATTGCTGCCTCACTATCTGGTATGCCTCATGACGTAGATACTATTAAAAATAATAATGTAACAGGACATTTTGATTTATACATGAAGAATAGCAAATCCCATAGCAGCACAACATCTACAGCTTATATGCAGCAACATTCAAATATGGTTTTG